From Capra hircus breed San Clemente chromosome 1, ASM170441v1, whole genome shotgun sequence, the proteins below share one genomic window:
- the LOC102173231 gene encoding olfactory receptor 5H2-like: METKNATELTEFVLTGLTYEPRWQVPLFLLFLMIYLITIMGNLCLIALIWNDPHLQIPMYLFLGNLALVDIWLSSTVTPKMLVNIITQNKRISLSECMVQFFSFAVSATTECFLLAMMSYDRYLAICNPLLYPAIMTHRLCLGMLVSSFVGGLFHALIHTGFLFRLTFCNDNIIYHFYCDIMPLFKISCTDPSINVLMIFIFSGSIQVFTILIVLISYTLVLFTILKKKSVQGIRKAFSTCGAHLLSVSLYYGPLLFMYVRPGSTQADDQDMMDSLFYTVIIPFLNPIIYSLRNKKVIYSLLKILKRNI; the protein is encoded by the coding sequence ATGGAAACAAAAAATGCAACAGAGCTGACAGAGTTTGTCCTCACAGGACTTACATATGAACCAAGATGGCAAGTCCCCCTGTTCCTGCTGTTCTTGATGATATACCTCATCACTATCATGGGAAACCTTTGTCTGATTGCTCTCATCTGGAACGACCCTCATCTTCAAATTCCCATGTACTTATTCCTGGGGAATTTGGCCTTAGTGGATATTTGGTTATCCTCCACAGTGACTCCCAAAATGCTGGTCAACATTATTACCCAGAATAAGAGGATATCTCTCTCTGAATGCATGGTgcaatttttttcatttgcagTCAGTGCAACTACGGAATGTTTTCTGCTGGCAATGATGTCGTATGATCGTTATCTAGCCATATGCAACCCACTACTTTATCCAGCGATTATGACTCATAGACTATGCTTGGGAATGTTAGTTTCATCATTTGTTGGTGGCCTTTTTCATGCCTTAATTCATACAGGCTTTTTATTCAGATTAACCTTTTGTAATGACAACATAATATATCACTTTTATTGTGACATCATGCCCTTGTTTAAAATTTCTTGCACTGACCCTTCTATTAATGTTCTgatgatatttattttctctggttCAATACAGGTGTTCACCATTCTTATTGTTCTTATCTCTTATACACTAGTTctcttcacaattttaaaaaagaagtctgtGCAAGGCATAAGaaaggccttctccacctgtgggGCCCACCTTCTATCTGTCTCTTTATACTATGGGCCTCTTCTTTTTATGTATGTGCGCCCTGGATCCACACAAGCAGATGATCAGGATATGATGGACTCTCTGTTTTACACTGTCATAATTCCTTTCCTAAATCCCATTATCTACAGCctgagaaataaaaaagtcatATATTCActgctaaaaatattaaaaagaaacatttag